The genomic stretch TCGTGGGAGTGCAGCTCACCTCGATGTACAACCTGGCGAACGCCGATGCGCGTTACGCCCAGATCGCCTCCATCGTCAACATCGTCTCCGGTTCGTTCCGCGGGCTGCAGGCCTCGGGCGGGATCAACTACGTGCAGGAAGAGGCCAGGGGACTGCAGGCAGGTTTGTTCGACTACGCGCATACCATCCACGGCGCCCAGATCGCCCTGCTGAACGTGGCCGGGACCGCGCACGCTGCGCAGCTGGGAGCAGTCAATGTGGCGCGGAAAAACGACGTCTTCGCCCTCGGACTGGTGAGCGTGGCGAACAACGGCGGTGCCGACTGGGTGAGCTTCGCCAGCAACCTGGCGGCGATCAACACCGGCGTGCGCACCTCGCTCCTGGGCTTCTACTCCATGTTCACCCTCGGTGTCGGCGATGTGCAAGAAGAGCGCGGGGACACGGCCTTCCTCACTTGGAACTACGGTTACGGCTTCGGCCTGTGGCGCCGCTGGTCCTTGGACACGGATCTCGGCTTCGTGCACGTCATGCCGCAGCCGAGCGACGATCCGGCGGAAAACGATCGCCTGCACTACGCGCTGCAAGCTCGCGCCCTCGGCGAATGGCGCCTGAGCGAGAGGACCAGCGTCTTCGGCGGTGCGGGTCTGAGCACCGTGTTTTCGGAGTATTCCACCACGGCGACAACCGAGATCGATCCGCTCGTGGTCTTGGGAGTGTCGTTGTACTGAGGTACGCGCGCCGCCGCAGGAGGGCGAGCCGGTATTCACGCGGCGGCAGCCGCTCGAGGCGGGAAAGTGATGCAGAGGCAGCGCAAAACAGCGAGGCAGGCGCGAGTGGGTGACGGCACCGGCGTGCTGCGGGCGCGGCTGCGTGCTGGTCCCATCGTTCGGTGGCGACGAAGGGGTGTCGCTCCCATCGTGACCTGGGCGCTCTGGCTCGCTCTGGCCGCCCCCGCGACCCAGGCCCAGACCGCGGCCGAAGACCTGCTCCTGCCGCGGGCGCCGCTCGGGGCCGCCTCGCCCTTCGGGGCGTCGGCGCCGCTCGGGGCCGCTGCGGCTCAAGAAGGCGGCCCGGGGGCTACGCTCCGGTCGCCGGACTCCTACGGGCAGAACTGGCGCTTGCTGCGAACGCTGGCGGAGATCGAAGGTTTCAACCTGGTGATGACCACCTTCGGTCGCGCCTTTTTCACGGAGGGTGCGGAGGGGTTCAAGGTCAGCCTGGAGTCCATCCACGAGAACCTCAAGGCCGGCTTCGAGTGGGACGACAACACCTTCTCGGCCAACAATTTCAGACATCCCTACCAGGGCGGCATGTACTACGGCGCGGCGCGCTCGAACCACTACGATTTCTACCAATCCAGCGCCTTCTCCTTCGCCGGCGCCTGGCTGTGGGAATACACCGGCGAGAACCACCATCCCTCAGTGAACGACTGGATCAACACCGCGGTCGGCGGCATCGCCTTCGGCGAGGCCCTGTACCGGCTGTCGACCATGGTGCTGGACAACACGGCGACGAAGGGGCGCGTCTGGCACGAGATCGGCGGCTTCGCCGTCAGCCCGACGCGCGGCGTCAACCGTCTGCTCACGGGAGAAGC from Candidatus Krumholzibacteriia bacterium encodes the following:
- a CDS encoding DUF3943 domain-containing protein yields the protein MQRQRKTARQARVGDGTGVLRARLRAGPIVRWRRRGVAPIVTWALWLALAAPATQAQTAAEDLLLPRAPLGAASPFGASAPLGAAAAQEGGPGATLRSPDSYGQNWRLLRTLAEIEGFNLVMTTFGRAFFTEGAEGFKVSLESIHENLKAGFEWDDNTFSANNFRHPYQGGMYYGAARSNHYDFYQSSAFSFAGAWLWEYTGENHHPSVNDWINTAVGGIAFGEALYRLSTMVLDNTATKGRVWHEIGGFAVSPTRGVNRLLTGEAFEVHANPPDRIPEHLGGSFRFGSRTIGDERLWERSTSKLFVSFDASYGSPFADRPMKPFDHFDFGMQLNFDNKPHGIGRIEISGILGALTVSESPKAKHVLAAYQHFEYLDNESYVYGGQSIGASYLTRFTGREGIETRALLNVNAILLGATKSDHFNISGRQYDYGPGLGFEFEAVFAHKGRDILTLGHASNLVHSVNGNEVESYTNFTHVKFLVPVRSFFGAGAEFLLYNSRRDYARYPDVNQRSPELRLYASWGG